Genomic DNA from Catellatospora sp. TT07R-123:
GCAGCGTGCGGTAGGCCGTGATCGTGTCCGGCTTGCCGTTGTCGTGGGACAGGATGATCGAACCCGGCCGGACGTTGCCCTCGACGGCAGAGATGACGTGGTTCACCATCTTCGAGCCCTTGCCGAACGCCGAGGAGTCCCAGTCGCGCGGGTCGACGTGCCAGTAGATCGAGGCCATGCCCAGGTCCTTGGCGATCTGCACCATCTCGGCGGTGAAGTTCCCGCCCGGCGCGCGGAAATACGCGATCTTGGCGTCGGGCACGATGGCGTGGATCGCCTTGTTGGTGCCCGTGAGGTCGTCGACGATCGCCTTGTGGGTGCGCTTGCCCAGGTCGGTCAGGTGCTGCCACGAGTGGTTGCAGAGGGTGTGCCCCTCCGCGTAGATCCGGCGGACCAGGTCCGGCCGGTCCCGGGCCCGGAAGCCGACCAGGCAGAACGTCGCCTTGACCCCGCACTGCTTGAGCATGTCGAGGATCTTCGGCGTGTTGATCGGGTCCGGCCCGTCGTCGAAGGTCAGCGCGACGGCGTCGGTGCCGGTCCGCAGGATCGAGCCGGCGGGGCCGGTGCCGGTGGCCTGGGGGCGGTTGAGGGTGGCCTTGCCCGTACAGGAGATCGGGCCGCCGGCGGGCGTGGTGCTCTGGGTCGGCTTCGGGCTCGGCCCGCGCGTCGGGGACGGCGACGGGCTCGGCGAGGCACTGGGTGTCGGCGTGGGTGACGGCGACGCGGAGTCGGAGGGCGAGGGGGCCACGGAGACGGACGGAGCCGTGGCGCTCGGCGAGGCGACCGGGTCCTTGGTCGAGGTGCACCCGGCAAGGCCGAGCAGGACCACGACGGCGGACACCGCGATGCGACGACGCATGGCGGGACTCCAATGAGCGGGGGTGCAAAAGGGGTGAAGCTGTGGT
This window encodes:
- a CDS encoding polysaccharide deacetylase family protein: MRRRIAVSAVVVLLGLAGCTSTKDPVASPSATAPSVSVAPSPSDSASPSPTPTPSASPSPSPSPTRGPSPKPTQSTTPAGGPISCTGKATLNRPQATGTGPAGSILRTGTDAVALTFDDGPDPINTPKILDMLKQCGVKATFCLVGFRARDRPDLVRRIYAEGHTLCNHSWQHLTDLGKRTHKAIVDDLTGTNKAIHAIVPDAKIAYFRAPGGNFTAEMVQIAKDLGMASIYWHVDPRDWDSSAFGKGSKMVNHVISAVEGNVRPGSIILSHDNGKPDTITAYRTLLPWLAARFDLIALPVDAPLP